In Miscanthus floridulus cultivar M001 chromosome 5, ASM1932011v1, whole genome shotgun sequence, one genomic interval encodes:
- the LOC136451803 gene encoding uncharacterized protein, whose product MEAKTLTPEACADADADAAAAAPQTLAAGELVWAKPSKPRRHCWWPARMLAACPASAGAVRDAQVSYFVDPAVFGPPSAPPARVRRFADADADLMARGSIARGFFGAVEEAQARAVAALRAQLTCACVPPPPPGADCSVTGVSNLAPAEFLAALREAALDVSSVGLVDRARLKSWVGAVGEGWGPHGAQHYPRRCPDDLVDKIDLDVPAGEDRDADDWLAEDQHKALERPEETPKQKKRSVSKMMDKWDSAEDESKIDSAEHVTSGKRERKKSKYLSPPYTNLGMVDRSARKPVDLPKALVPKAAEDGRNVSPLPGSIVVEDVLLLVRGLGEVPNHTGDFPNDAEEFLRLFRSTTFIHGADYKSCKAHESPLMHGSRNVGMDIAVGLVSGSHAVLKQGSCVSKRGRKKDEAGSGGSSIKRKKREKTSPAATIGAGIPITPAIPIRQVKAEDIRTLMKAGSGPRGIGVGVKNEQGKPSPLKVPISAVDPGAAESGHERAQANVLAVGNTSPEQSAKENDAANLEATSSEMNMQNVTVDVPIRSVQTEAMELQAKNPIEVSAQTVVVDVPVGRVSKEATEPETCVHKDKNVQSDVSDVPDRIVSKEPTELETDNNHINENVQSVAADVSDRSVSKEATMPDADIRIHENLQNAGDLFVSSGLSPMHEDMSQPVDGNKEPGGVEVCTVQQSYASLQAMVPEMLQKVNTNGADTIGVNDTLKDEFQKDGQSVKKVELPAEVANHSCAEGTNGTWLDPANLTPKKKKKKAAQHFSNPAAVIVEFERGATVPSRQELLSTFGKYGYLIESQTDISETTRSACVMFGKSIEAEEAYRNGCQYLLGQFGPPFAKLRLDFSPIKLTLPSPSLASKPPLRDIRKNLEDMISARCSALNKATSSDGQLNPDKLLGEMQGLLAKVDRMLTRPPANAP is encoded by the coding sequence ATGGAGGCCAAAACCCTAACCCCTGAAGCGTGcgcggacgcggacgcggacgcagccgccgccgcgccccaaaccctagccgccggggAGCTCGTCTGGGCCAAGCCCTCCAAGCCCCGCCGGCACTGCTGGTGGCCCGCGCGCATGCTCGCCGCGTGCCCCGCCTCCGCCGGCGCCGTCCGCGACGCCCAAGTCTCCTACTTCGTCGACCCCGCCGTCTTCGGCCCGCCGTCGGCCCCTCCCGCGCGGGTCCGGCgcttcgccgacgccgacgccgacctgATGGCCCGCGGCAGCATCGCGCGTGGATTCTTCGGGGCCGTCGAGGAGGCCCAGGCGCGCGCCGTCGCGGCCCTGCGCGCCCAGCTCACCTGCGCCTGCGTCCCGCCCCCGCCGCCCGGAGCGGATTGCAGCGTCACCGGAGTCTCCAACCTGGCGCCCGCGGAGTTCCTGGCGGCGCTCCGTGAGGCCGCATTGGACGTCTCCTCTGTCGGCCTGGTAGACCGCGCCAGGCTCAAGAGCTGGGTCGGCGCGGTCGGGGAGGGGTGGGGTCCGCATGGCGCCCAGCACTACCCGCGGCGCTGTCCGGACGACCTTGTGGACAAGATCGATCTTGATGTGCCCGCTGGCGAAGACAGAGATGCTGATGATTGGCTTGCCGAGGACCAGCACAAGGCATTGGAGAGGCCGGAGGAGACACCCAAGCAGAAGAAGCGCAGTGTCAGCAAAATGATGGACAAGTGGGATTCAGCGGAGGATGAGAGCAAGATTGACAGTGCTGAGCATGTAACCTCAGGAAAGCGAGAGCGGAAGAAGAGTAAGTACCTGTCGCCACCATACACCAACTTGGGTATGGTTGACAGGAGTGCCCGTAAACCGGTTGATCTGCCAAAGGCATTGGTTCCCAAAGCTGCTGAAGATGGCAGAAATGTGTCGCCATTGCCAGGCAGCATTGTTGTGGAAGATGTCCTGCTGCTGGTGCGAGGCTTAGGAGAGGTTCCCAACCATACGGGCGATTTTCCAAATGATGCTGAGGAATTTCTACGTTTGTTTAGAAGCACGACATTCATTCACGGTGCTGACTATAAGTCTTGTAAGGCACATGAAAGTCCACTCATGCATGGCTCTAGAAATGTTGGCATGGACATTGCTGTGGGTCTAGTCTCTGGTTCACATGCTGTTCTGAAACAAGGCAGTTGTGTGTCAAAGAGGGGCAGGAAAAAGGATGAAGCTGGGAGTGGTGGCTCTTCCATCAAGAGGAAGAAGCGGGAGAAGACCTCTCCTGCTGCTACAATTGGCGCTGGTATACCAATCACTCCTGCTATTCCTATCAGGCAAGTGAAAGCAGAAGATATAAGAACCCTAATGAAGGCGGGAAGTGGTCCAAGGGGTATAGGAGTAGGCGTTAAGAATGAGCAGGGCAAACCATCCCCTTTGAAAGTTCCTATTTCAGCCGTGGATCCTGGGGCAGCGGAATCAGGACATGAACGGGCCCAAGCAAATGTTCTGGCTGTGGGCAATACATCGCCTGAACAATCCGCAAAAGAAAATGATGCGGCTAACTTGGAAGCAACAAGTTCAGAAATGAATATGCAAAATGTTACTGTAGATGTGCCTATCAGAAGTGTTCAGACAGAAGCAATGGAATTGCAAGCTAAGAATCCCATAGAAGTGAGTGCACAAACCGTTGTTGTAGATGTCCCTGTCGGACGTGTTTctaaggaagcaacagagccagaAACATGTGTACACAAGGACAAGAATGTGCAAAGCGATGTTTCAGATGTGCCTGACAGAATTGTTTCTAAGGAACCAACAGAGTTGGAAACTGATAATAATCACATAAACGAGAATGTGCAGAGTGTCGCTGCAGATGTGTCTGACAGAAGTGTTTCAAAGGAAGCAACAATGCCCGATGCTGATATTCGCATACATGAAAATCTGCAAAATGCTGGAGATTTGTTTGTCAGCAGTGGGCTGTCTCCTATGCATGAAGACATGTCTCAGCCTGTGGATGGAAATAAAGAGCCTGGGGGTGTAGAAGTTTGCACAGTCCAGCAATCTTATGCTTCTCTGCAAGctatggtgccagaaatgcttcaGAAAGTTAACACTAATGGTGCAGATACAATAGGTGTGAATGATACACTCAAAGATGAGTTTCAAAAGGATGGACAATCTGTCAAGAAAGTGGAGCTACCTGCAGAAGTGGCAAATCATTCCTGTGCTGAAGGTACCAACGGCACTTGGCTAGACCCTGCTAACCTTActcctaagaaaaagaagaagaaagctgcACAGCACTTCAGCAATCCAGCAGCCGTTATCGTGGAATTTGAACGTGGTGCCACTGTTCCTTCCAGACAGGAGCTACTCTCCACATTTGGCAAGTACGGCTACTTGATCGAGTCTCAGACTGATATTTCAGAAACTACCCGCAGTGCTTGTGTTATGTTTGGGAAAAGCATTGAAGCTGAGGAGGCGTACAGGAATGGTTGTCAGTACCTTCTTGGTCAGTTTGGGCCTCCGTTTGCTAAACTAAGGCTTGATTTTTCTCCAATCAAGTTGACTCTGCCTTCACCGTCTCTTGCTTCAAAGCCTCCACTCCGAGATATTAGGAAGAACCTTGAGGATATGATTTCAGCCCGTTGTTCGGCTTTGAACAAGGCAACCTCATCAGATGGGCAGCTGAATCCAGATAAGCTTCTGGGGGAGATGCAGGGCCTTTTGGCAAAAGTTGACAGGATGCTTACTAGGCCTCCTGCTAATGCTCCTTAG